In Pseudomonas alcaliphila JAB1, a single window of DNA contains:
- the gshA gene encoding glutamate--cysteine ligase has protein sequence MSDLLSRRLAQLREPANLSLLGECLHGIERECLRVDRDGQLALTPHPQALGSALTHAQITTDYSESLLEFITGTANDPAATLAELDSIHRFAYDKLDGELLWSPSMPCALPDEETIPIARYGSSNIGRLKYVYRKGLALRYGKTMQCIAGIHYNFSLPEGLWQLQQQSEGSEQSARDYQSARYIALIRNFRRYSWLLMYLFGASPALDKGFMRGRPHHLQELDASTLYLPYATSLRMSDLGYQSSAQSGLTPCYNDLASYTDSLRLAVGTPYPAYVEAGIKRGDEWLQLNTNILQIENEYYSSIRPKRVTYSGERPIQALMSRGVQYVEVRCLDINPFLPLGIDVAQARFIDAFLLFCALEDSPLLENGECSSCTSNFLKVVKEGRRPGLHLHRGKQQVELKVWASELLERILPLAELLDRSQGSSVHIEALAQQQAKVADVEMTPSAQVLAILRQGKSFTEFALQQSLRHAEYFRGQPLSAQQQQAFEQAAHDSLATQAELEAQPKGDFDAFVAAYQASILALAV, from the coding sequence TTGAGCGATCTTCTCTCCCGCCGCCTGGCTCAGCTCCGCGAGCCGGCCAACCTGTCCCTGCTGGGTGAGTGTCTGCACGGCATCGAGCGCGAATGCCTGCGCGTCGATCGCGACGGCCAGCTGGCCCTGACCCCGCACCCGCAGGCGCTGGGCTCGGCACTGACCCATGCGCAGATCACCACCGACTATTCCGAGTCGCTGCTGGAGTTCATCACCGGCACCGCCAATGATCCAGCCGCCACCCTCGCCGAACTGGACAGCATCCACCGCTTCGCCTACGACAAGCTCGATGGCGAACTGCTGTGGAGCCCGTCAATGCCCTGTGCCCTGCCGGACGAAGAGACCATTCCCATCGCCCGCTACGGCAGCTCCAACATTGGCCGCCTCAAGTACGTGTATCGCAAAGGCCTGGCGCTGCGTTACGGCAAGACCATGCAGTGCATCGCCGGCATCCATTACAACTTCTCCCTGCCCGAGGGGCTATGGCAGCTGCAACAGCAGAGCGAAGGCAGCGAGCAGAGTGCGCGTGACTATCAGTCGGCGCGCTATATCGCATTAATCCGCAACTTCCGTCGCTACAGCTGGCTGCTGATGTACCTGTTCGGTGCCTCGCCGGCGCTGGACAAGGGCTTCATGCGTGGCCGTCCGCACCACCTTCAGGAACTGGATGCCAGCACCCTGTACCTGCCCTACGCCACCAGCCTGCGCATGAGCGACCTGGGCTACCAGAGCAGCGCGCAGTCCGGACTGACTCCCTGCTACAACGACCTGGCCAGCTACACCGACAGCCTGCGCCTGGCGGTCGGCACGCCCTACCCGGCCTATGTCGAGGCCGGCATCAAGCGCGGCGACGAGTGGCTGCAGCTGAACACCAACATCCTGCAGATCGAGAACGAGTACTACTCGAGCATCCGCCCGAAACGCGTCACCTACAGCGGCGAGCGCCCGATCCAGGCGCTGATGAGCCGTGGCGTGCAGTACGTGGAAGTGCGCTGCCTGGACATCAACCCCTTCCTGCCGCTGGGCATCGATGTGGCGCAGGCGCGCTTCATCGATGCCTTCCTGCTGTTCTGCGCACTGGAAGACAGCCCGCTGCTGGAAAACGGCGAGTGCAGCAGCTGCACCAGCAACTTCCTCAAGGTGGTCAAGGAAGGTCGTCGTCCCGGCCTGCACCTGCACAGAGGCAAACAGCAGGTGGAACTCAAGGTCTGGGCCAGCGAACTGCTCGAACGCATCCTGCCGCTGGCCGAACTGCTCGATCGCAGCCAGGGCAGCAGCGTGCATATCGAGGCGTTGGCGCAGCAGCAAGCCAAGGTCGCGGATGTGGAAATGACGCCATCGGCCCAGGTGCTGGCGATTCTGCGTCAGGGCAAGAGCTTCACCGAGTTCGCTCTGCAGCAGAGCCTGCGCCACGCCGAATACTTCCGCGGGCAACCGCTTAGCGCGCAGCAGCAGCAAGCCTTCGAACAGGCCGCCCACGACTCGCTGGCCACGCAGGCAGAGCTTGAAGCGCAGCCCAAGGGTGATTTCGATGCTTTCGTCGCGGCCTACCAGGCGAGCATTCTGGCTTTGGCCGTGTAA
- a CDS encoding PaaI family thioesterase, producing the protein MTDNTDNVGASSAFSRLLGLEILQVGGGEARVRLTLTDELRNLHGKLHGGALFSLIDTAMGQASHSLGDGGPSSVTLECKINYIRPVSEGSVLCHAKVLHAGRRTQVVEAEVLQGDKLVAKAQGTFACV; encoded by the coding sequence ATGACCGACAACACCGACAACGTAGGCGCCAGCAGCGCCTTTTCCCGCCTGCTCGGCCTGGAGATTCTCCAGGTCGGCGGCGGCGAGGCGCGCGTGCGCCTGACCCTCACCGACGAGCTGCGCAACCTGCACGGCAAGCTGCACGGCGGCGCGCTGTTCTCGCTGATCGACACCGCCATGGGTCAGGCCAGCCACAGCCTGGGCGATGGCGGCCCGAGCAGCGTGACCCTGGAGTGCAAGATCAACTACATCCGCCCGGTATCCGAAGGCAGCGTGCTGTGCCACGCCAAGGTGCTGCATGCCGGTCGCCGCACCCAGGTGGTGGAAGCCGAAGTGCTGCAGGGCGACAAGCTGGTCGCCAAGGCGCAAGGCACCTTCGCCTGCGTGTAA
- the argA gene encoding amino-acid N-acetyltransferase: MHDYVTWLRHASPYINAHRDCTFVVMLPGEGVAHPNFANIVHDLVLLHSLGVRLVLVHGSRPQIEARLAARGLIPHYHRDLRITDAPTLECVIDAVGQLRIAIEARLSMDMAASPMQGSRLRLTSGNFVTARPIGVLDGVDYHHTGEVRRIDRKGINRQLDERSIVLLSPLGYSPTGEIFNLACEDVATRAAIDLGADKLLLFGAEDGLLDEQGRLVRELRPQQVPAHLTRLGSNYQGELLDAAAEACRGGVKRSHIVSYATDGALLSELFTRTGNGTLVAQEQFESLREATIEDVGGLIELISPLEEQGILVRRSREVLEREIEQFSIVEREGLIIACAALYPIADSDCGELACLAVNPDYRHGGRGDELLKRIEARARAQGIKTLFVLTTRTAHWFRERGFEPSSVERMPTARASLYNYQRNSKVFEKTL, translated from the coding sequence ATGCACGACTACGTCACCTGGTTACGCCACGCTTCGCCCTACATCAACGCCCACCGCGACTGCACCTTCGTGGTCATGCTGCCGGGCGAAGGTGTTGCCCATCCGAACTTCGCCAACATCGTTCACGATCTGGTGCTGTTGCACAGCCTCGGCGTGCGCCTGGTGCTGGTGCACGGCTCGCGTCCGCAGATCGAGGCGCGCCTGGCTGCTCGTGGCCTGATCCCGCATTACCATCGTGACCTGCGCATTACCGACGCACCGACCCTGGAATGCGTGATCGACGCCGTCGGCCAGTTGCGCATCGCCATCGAAGCGCGCCTGTCGATGGATATGGCTGCTTCGCCGATGCAGGGCTCGCGCCTGCGCCTGACCAGCGGCAACTTCGTCACCGCGCGGCCGATCGGCGTGCTCGACGGCGTCGACTATCACCACACCGGCGAAGTGCGGCGTATCGACCGCAAGGGCATCAACCGCCAGCTCGACGAGCGCAGCATCGTGCTGCTGTCGCCGCTCGGCTATTCGCCCACCGGGGAGATCTTCAACCTGGCTTGTGAGGACGTCGCTACCCGCGCGGCCATCGACCTGGGTGCGGACAAGCTATTGCTGTTCGGCGCCGAAGACGGTCTGCTCGACGAGCAGGGCAGGTTGGTGCGTGAGCTGCGCCCGCAGCAGGTGCCGGCGCATCTGACGCGCCTGGGCAGCAACTACCAGGGTGAATTGCTCGATGCCGCGGCCGAGGCCTGCCGTGGCGGCGTCAAACGCAGTCACATCGTCAGCTACGCCACCGATGGCGCGCTGCTCAGCGAGCTGTTCACCCGCACCGGCAACGGCACGCTGGTGGCGCAGGAGCAGTTCGAATCCCTGCGTGAGGCGACCATCGAAGATGTCGGCGGCCTGATCGAGCTGATCAGCCCGCTGGAAGAGCAGGGCATTCTGGTGCGTCGTTCGCGCGAGGTACTCGAGCGCGAGATCGAGCAGTTCAGCATCGTCGAGCGCGAGGGGCTGATCATCGCCTGCGCGGCGCTGTATCCCATCGCCGATTCCGACTGCGGCGAACTGGCCTGCCTGGCGGTCAATCCCGACTACCGTCACGGCGGTCGTGGTGACGAATTGCTCAAGCGCATCGAGGCCAGGGCGCGGGCGCAGGGGATCAAGACCCTGTTCGTGCTCACCACCCGCACCGCCCACTGGTTCCGCGAACGCGGCTTCGAGCCGAGCAGCGTCGAGCGCATGCCCACCGCGCGGGCCTCGCTGTACAACTACCAGCGCAATTCCAAGGTATTCGAGAAGACGTTGTAA
- a CDS encoding TIGR00153 family protein yields the protein MPINPFVSLFGRSPIGPMQQHIAKAHECAANLVPFFEAIMAEDWAKVEQVQQEMSRLEHEADKLKKSVRLHLPKSLFLPVPRSDLLELLSVQDKVANRAKDIAGLMLGRQMVIPQPLQPLVRIYVQRSVDASAQALKAMNELDELLETGFAGREAVLVENLIEELGSIENDTDRLQIEVRRNLFKLEKDLPPVDVMFLYQIIDWIGDVADRAQRVGNRLEQLLAR from the coding sequence ATGCCTATCAATCCCTTTGTCAGCCTGTTCGGTCGTTCACCCATCGGCCCCATGCAACAGCATATCGCCAAGGCCCACGAGTGCGCGGCGAACCTGGTGCCCTTCTTCGAGGCCATAATGGCCGAGGATTGGGCCAAGGTAGAACAGGTGCAACAGGAGATGTCCCGGCTGGAGCACGAGGCCGACAAGCTGAAGAAAAGCGTGCGCCTGCACTTGCCCAAGAGCCTGTTCCTGCCGGTACCGCGTTCGGACCTGCTTGAGCTGCTCAGTGTACAGGACAAAGTCGCCAACCGTGCCAAGGACATCGCTGGCCTGATGCTCGGCCGGCAGATGGTGATTCCACAACCGCTGCAGCCGCTGGTACGCATCTACGTGCAGCGCAGCGTGGACGCCAGCGCTCAGGCGCTGAAGGCAATGAACGAATTGGACGAACTGCTCGAGACCGGTTTCGCCGGTCGCGAAGCTGTGCTGGTGGAAAACCTGATCGAGGAGCTCGGTTCGATCGAAAACGATACCGATCGCCTGCAGATCGAGGTGCGCCGCAACCTGTTCAAGCTGGAGAAGGACCTTCCTCCGGTCGATGTGATGTTCCTCTATCAGATCATCGACTGGATCGGCGATGTCGCCGACCGTGCCCAACGAGTGGGCAACCGACTGGAACAACTGCTGGCGCGCTAA
- a CDS encoding inorganic triphosphatase: MVKETEIKLRASRATLAALREHPLLKKRNKSGWQRGELFNQYYDTPDRELASAKVALRLRRDGEQFIQTLKSRGQSVAGLSERNEWDWYLSKAKLDLKKLDDSCWPASLAELDKKTLQPLFTTDFVREKAEIAWGRGKAKVVIEAALDLGKVIAGEGEEEICELELELRQGESAALLELACELAAELPLMPCDISKAERGYRLFDAGSYSLSLPAPTLHAEMSLDDAFAALAWHLLGASQRLAEQYRWNGHWSLLQQWLEQLIDLRALLASLGQAAPRASSRELREALDALLDDWRPRLSAGQDDDSMRRNAPALFAAELDGCRWGLLSLRLSHWLLQRSWTVERNNRGNRQGNAALGNWLPTLLNEEGTALQLRRYQQQPEDLAEQMPRLERLLVWLRLARGVLEVPEVDRLYGELNKLYELAQQELDDEQRQLRATQTQIVSSLKAWKALVK; encoded by the coding sequence ATGGTCAAAGAAACCGAAATCAAACTGCGCGCAAGCCGCGCCACCCTGGCAGCCCTGCGCGAACACCCGCTGCTGAAGAAGCGCAACAAGAGTGGCTGGCAGCGCGGCGAGCTGTTCAATCAGTATTACGACACCCCGGACCGCGAGCTGGCCAGCGCCAAGGTCGCCCTGCGCCTACGCCGTGACGGCGAGCAGTTCATTCAGACCCTGAAGAGCCGCGGCCAGAGCGTCGCCGGCCTGTCCGAGCGTAACGAGTGGGACTGGTACCTGAGCAAGGCCAAGCTCGACCTGAAAAAGCTCGATGACAGTTGCTGGCCGGCGAGCCTGGCCGAGCTGGACAAGAAAACCCTGCAGCCTCTGTTCACCACCGACTTCGTTCGCGAAAAAGCCGAGATCGCCTGGGGCCGCGGCAAGGCCAAGGTAGTCATCGAGGCCGCGCTGGACCTGGGCAAGGTGATCGCCGGCGAGGGCGAAGAAGAAATTTGCGAGCTGGAGCTTGAACTGCGCCAGGGCGAATCCGCAGCCCTGCTGGAGCTGGCCTGCGAGCTGGCCGCCGAACTGCCGCTGATGCCTTGCGACATCAGCAAGGCTGAGCGCGGCTATCGCCTGTTCGATGCCGGCAGTTACAGTCTGAGCCTGCCGGCGCCGACATTGCATGCTGAGATGAGCCTGGACGACGCCTTCGCCGCACTCGCCTGGCATCTGCTCGGCGCCAGCCAGCGTTTGGCCGAGCAGTATCGCTGGAACGGCCATTGGAGCCTGTTGCAGCAATGGCTGGAGCAATTGATCGATCTGCGCGCCCTGCTCGCCAGCCTCGGTCAGGCCGCGCCACGCGCCAGCTCGCGGGAATTGCGCGAAGCACTCGATGCCCTGCTCGACGACTGGCGCCCGCGCCTGTCAGCTGGCCAGGACGACGACAGCATGCGGCGTAATGCACCGGCGTTATTCGCCGCAGAACTGGATGGCTGCCGCTGGGGCCTGCTGTCACTGAGGCTGTCGCACTGGCTACTGCAGCGCAGCTGGACGGTAGAGCGCAACAACCGTGGCAACCGCCAGGGTAACGCAGCCCTGGGCAACTGGCTGCCGACCCTGCTGAACGAAGAAGGCACGGCCCTGCAACTGCGCCGCTACCAGCAGCAACCGGAAGACCTGGCCGAGCAGATGCCGCGTCTGGAACGCCTGCTGGTCTGGCTGCGCCTGGCCCGTGGGGTGCTGGAAGTGCCCGAGGTCGACCGCCTGTATGGCGAGCTGAACAAGCTGTACGAACTGGCGCAGCAGGAACTGGACGACGAGCAGCGCCAACTGCGTGCGACTCAGACGCAGATCGTGAGCAGCCTCAAGGCCTGGAAGGCGTTGGTGAAATAA
- a CDS encoding inorganic phosphate transporter translates to MSLIADYGLLLLVLACLFGFFMAWGVGANDVANAMGTSVGSRALTIKQAIIIAMVFEFAGAYLAGGEVTETIKNGIVDANMISPNLMVLGMMSALLAAGTWLLVASTRGWPVSTTHTIVGAVIGFAAVGVSMDAVHWSGVGPIVASWVVTPMLAGIISFCLFVSVQKLIIDTDNPFLNAKRYVPLYMFITGFVISLMTMTKGLKHVGLNLSSTEGFMLSIGIGVLVMLIGVVLLSRIHVDVEADKAFHFSSVEKVFAVLMIFTACAMAFAHGSNDVANAVGPLAAIVGVIQSGGELAAGEKSVVPGWILLLGALGIVVGLATYGYKVIATIGKEITELTPSRGFAAELAAATTVVSASGLGLPISTTHTLVGAILGVGLARGIGALNLGMIGKIFLSWIITLPAGAILSIIFFFILRALFGGV, encoded by the coding sequence ATGTCTCTGATTGCGGACTACGGGCTGCTTCTGCTCGTGCTTGCCTGCCTTTTTGGTTTTTTCATGGCCTGGGGCGTCGGCGCCAATGACGTCGCCAACGCCATGGGTACTTCGGTTGGCTCACGCGCGCTGACCATCAAGCAGGCGATCATCATCGCCATGGTCTTCGAATTCGCCGGTGCCTATCTGGCTGGCGGCGAGGTGACCGAAACGATCAAGAACGGCATCGTCGATGCCAACATGATCAGCCCCAACCTCATGGTGCTGGGCATGATGTCGGCGTTGCTGGCGGCGGGTACCTGGCTGCTGGTGGCTTCGACGCGTGGCTGGCCGGTATCGACCACACACACCATCGTCGGTGCCGTGATTGGCTTCGCTGCTGTCGGCGTGTCGATGGATGCGGTGCACTGGAGTGGCGTTGGTCCCATCGTCGCCAGTTGGGTGGTCACGCCAATGCTGGCCGGGATCATCTCCTTCTGTCTGTTCGTCAGCGTGCAGAAGCTGATCATCGACACCGATAATCCCTTCCTGAACGCCAAGCGCTACGTGCCGCTGTACATGTTCATCACCGGGTTCGTGATCTCGCTGATGACCATGACCAAGGGCCTCAAACACGTCGGTCTGAACCTCTCCAGCACCGAGGGCTTCATGCTTTCGATCGGTATCGGTGTGCTGGTCATGCTGATCGGTGTCGTCCTGCTCAGCCGCATCCATGTCGATGTCGAGGCCGACAAGGCCTTCCATTTCTCCAGTGTGGAGAAAGTGTTCGCGGTGCTGATGATCTTCACCGCCTGCGCCATGGCCTTCGCCCACGGCTCTAACGACGTGGCTAACGCTGTCGGCCCGCTGGCTGCCATCGTCGGCGTGATCCAGAGCGGCGGTGAGTTGGCCGCAGGCGAGAAGTCGGTTGTGCCGGGCTGGATCCTGTTGCTCGGTGCGCTGGGTATCGTGGTCGGTCTGGCCACCTACGGTTACAAGGTAATCGCCACCATCGGTAAGGAAATCACCGAGCTGACGCCAAGCCGTGGTTTTGCTGCGGAGCTGGCTGCCGCCACCACCGTGGTCAGTGCCTCCGGTCTGGGTCTGCCGATTTCCACCACCCACACGTTGGTCGGCGCTATTCTCGGCGTTGGTCTGGCGCGCGGTATCGGTGCGCTGAACCTGGGCATGATCGGCAAGATCTTCCTGTCCTGGATCATCACCCTGCCGGCAGGTGCGATCCTGTCGATCATCTTCTTCTTCATTCTGCGCGCGCTGTTCGGCGGGGTCTGA
- the argE gene encoding acetylornithine deacetylase — translation MPLPSFREQFAALIAAPSVSCTQPNWDQSNAPVIELLAAWLGDLGFTCETQQIAPGKFNLLASYGSGPGGLVLAGHSDTVPFDAALWQTDPLKLTEVGDRWVGLGSCDMKGFFALAIEAVRPLLDQPFQQPLLILATCDEESSMAGARALADAGRPLGRAAVIGEPTGLKPIRLHKGVMMERIDILGQSGHSSDPALGRSALEAMQDVMGELRGLRAQWQREFNNPQFGVPQPTLNLGCIHGGDNPNRICGQCALEFDLRPLPGMDPEQLREAIRGKLQPLALKHQVRIDYGPLFPAVPPFEQSADAELVRLAERLTGHSAQAVAFGTEAPYLQQLGCETLVLGPGDIDCAHQPGEHLELARIEPTVALLRQLIQHYCLTRSEDVQRR, via the coding sequence ATGCCCTTGCCGTCCTTTCGAGAGCAGTTCGCCGCGCTGATCGCAGCGCCTTCGGTGAGTTGTACCCAGCCCAATTGGGATCAGAGCAACGCGCCCGTTATCGAGCTGCTCGCCGCCTGGCTGGGTGACCTGGGTTTTACCTGCGAAACCCAGCAGATCGCTCCGGGCAAATTCAACCTGCTCGCCAGCTATGGCTCCGGTCCCGGCGGTCTGGTGCTGGCCGGGCACAGCGATACCGTGCCCTTCGATGCCGCGCTGTGGCAGACCGATCCACTCAAGCTGACCGAGGTCGGCGACCGCTGGGTGGGCCTCGGCAGTTGCGATATGAAGGGCTTCTTCGCCCTGGCCATCGAAGCCGTGCGGCCGCTGCTCGATCAGCCTTTCCAGCAGCCGCTGCTGATCCTTGCCACCTGCGATGAAGAAAGCTCCATGGCTGGCGCCCGCGCCCTGGCCGATGCTGGTCGGCCTCTTGGTCGCGCAGCGGTGATCGGCGAGCCCACCGGCCTCAAGCCGATTCGCCTGCACAAGGGCGTGATGATGGAACGCATCGACATCCTTGGGCAGAGCGGCCATTCCTCCGATCCAGCGCTTGGCCGCAGTGCATTGGAGGCCATGCAGGACGTGATGGGCGAGTTGCGCGGCCTGCGCGCGCAGTGGCAGCGCGAGTTCAACAACCCGCAGTTCGGCGTGCCGCAACCGACGTTGAACCTTGGCTGCATCCATGGCGGCGATAATCCCAACCGCATCTGTGGCCAGTGCGCGCTGGAGTTCGACCTGCGCCCGTTGCCGGGCATGGACCCGGAGCAGCTGCGTGAGGCGATTCGCGGCAAGTTGCAGCCGTTGGCGCTCAAGCACCAGGTGCGCATCGACTACGGCCCGCTGTTCCCGGCCGTGCCGCCCTTCGAGCAATCTGCCGATGCCGAGCTGGTGCGCCTGGCCGAGCGTCTGACCGGGCACAGCGCGCAAGCGGTGGCATTTGGCACCGAGGCGCCTTATCTTCAGCAACTTGGCTGCGAGACCCTGGTGCTCGGCCCCGGCGATATCGACTGCGCCCACCAGCCCGGGGAACACCTGGAGCTGGCGCGCATCGAACCCACTGTGGCGCTGCTGCGCCAGTTGATCCAACACTATTGCCTGACGCGGAGTGAAGACGTGCAACGACGATGA
- a CDS encoding ABC transporter permease subunit: protein MKRFSFSSIMLWAGLIFIYLPMVILVIYSFNASRLVTVWGGWSVKWYVGLLDNTQLMNSVMRSLEIACYTAIAAVALGTLAAFVLTRITHFKGRTLFGGLVTAPLVMPEVITGLSLLLLFVLMAQLIGWPMQRGMTTIWIAHTTFCSAYVAVVVSSRLRELDMSIEEAAMDLGARPWKVFFLITVPMIAPSLAAGAMMSFALSLDDLVLASFVSGPGSTTLPMEIFSAVRLGVKPEINAVASLILLAVSFATFLAWFFAHRAEEKRKKAMQQAMDETTKPSWQQVVDSRRSTSSN, encoded by the coding sequence ATGAAGCGTTTCAGTTTCTCCAGCATCATGCTCTGGGCTGGCCTGATCTTCATCTACCTGCCCATGGTCATCCTGGTCATCTACTCGTTCAACGCCTCGCGGCTGGTAACGGTATGGGGTGGCTGGTCGGTGAAGTGGTACGTCGGCCTGCTGGACAACACACAGTTGATGAACTCGGTGATGCGCTCGCTGGAAATCGCCTGCTACACCGCCATTGCGGCGGTGGCGCTGGGCACCCTGGCGGCCTTCGTGCTGACTCGCATCACCCACTTCAAGGGACGCACTCTGTTCGGTGGCCTGGTCACTGCACCGCTGGTGATGCCGGAAGTGATCACCGGTCTGTCGCTGCTGCTGCTGTTCGTGCTGATGGCGCAGTTGATCGGCTGGCCGATGCAGCGTGGCATGACCACCATCTGGATCGCCCACACCACCTTCTGCTCGGCCTATGTGGCGGTGGTGGTGTCGTCGCGTCTGCGTGAACTGGACATGTCCATCGAAGAGGCGGCCATGGACTTGGGAGCGCGGCCATGGAAGGTGTTCTTCCTGATCACCGTGCCGATGATCGCGCCGTCGCTGGCAGCAGGGGCGATGATGTCCTTCGCCCTGTCGCTGGACGACCTGGTTCTGGCCAGCTTCGTCTCCGGTCCGGGCTCGACCACTCTGCCGATGGAGATCTTCTCCGCCGTGCGCCTGGGGGTTAAGCCGGAGATCAACGCGGTGGCCAGCCTGATCCTGCTGGCAGTGTCGTTCGCCACCTTCCTGGCTTGGTTCTTCGCCCATCGCGCCGAGGAAAAACGCAAGAAGGCCATGCAGCAGGCCATGGACGAGACCACCAAGCCGTCCTGGCAGCAGGTCGTCGATAGCCGTCGCAGCACCAGCAGCAACTGA
- a CDS encoding ABC transporter permease subunit: protein MPTGRHAVIGIPFLWLFMFFLLPFIIVLKISFAEADVAIPPYTEIYQWADNKLTLLLNFGNYIFLSEDALYLSAYLGSLQIAFFSTLLCLLIGYPMAYAIARAPKEHQTVLLLLIMMPTWTAILIRVYAWMGILGNNGLLNSLLMGIGLIDTPLQILNTNTAVYIGVVYSYLPFMILPLYANLVKHDLSLLEAASDLGSSNFNNFWKITVPLSKNGIIAGSMLVFIPVVGEFVIPELLGGPETLMIGKVLWQEFFNNRDWPVASALAVVMLAILIVPIILFNRNQAKELEGRP, encoded by the coding sequence CTGCCCACTGGGCGGCATGCCGTTATCGGCATACCCTTCCTCTGGCTGTTCATGTTCTTCCTGCTGCCCTTCATCATCGTGCTGAAGATCAGCTTCGCCGAAGCCGACGTGGCGATTCCGCCCTATACGGAAATTTACCAGTGGGCGGACAACAAGCTGACGCTGCTGTTGAATTTCGGCAACTACATCTTCCTCAGCGAAGATGCCCTGTACCTGTCGGCCTACCTGGGTTCGCTGCAGATCGCCTTCTTCAGCACCTTGCTCTGCCTGTTGATCGGCTACCCGATGGCCTATGCCATCGCGCGTGCGCCGAAAGAGCACCAGACGGTACTGCTGCTGCTGATCATGATGCCGACCTGGACTGCGATCCTGATCCGCGTCTATGCCTGGATGGGCATTCTCGGCAACAACGGCCTGCTCAACAGCCTGCTGATGGGCATTGGTCTGATCGATACGCCGCTGCAGATCCTCAACACCAACACCGCGGTCTATATCGGCGTCGTGTATTCGTACCTGCCGTTCATGATCCTGCCGCTCTACGCCAACCTGGTGAAGCACGACCTCAGCCTGCTGGAGGCCGCCTCCGACCTGGGTTCGAGCAACTTCAACAACTTCTGGAAGATCACCGTGCCGCTGTCGAAGAACGGCATCATCGCCGGCTCCATGCTGGTGTTCATTCCGGTGGTCGGTGAATTCGTCATCCCCGAACTGCTCGGCGGCCCGGAGACCCTGATGATCGGCAAGGTGCTGTGGCAGGAGTTCTTCAACAACCGCGACTGGCCGGTGGCGTCCGCCCTGGCGGTGGTGATGCTGGCGATCCTGATCGTCCCCATCATCCTGTTCAACCGTAACCAGGCGAAAGAACTGGAGGGCCGGCCATGA